A portion of the Gammaproteobacteria bacterium genome contains these proteins:
- a CDS encoding low molecular weight phosphotyrosine protein phosphatase, translated as MTRISVLFVCLGNICRSPTAEAVFRQLVVREGLEHAINIDSAGTHAYHVGEPPDHRAQAAAARRGIDMSQLRGRRATELDIEQFDYILAMDNENYHNLLAISSDGLESKIHLFLDFAPDRPEQEVPDPYFGGPGGFDNVLDMVEEASIGLLRHIRSRHDI; from the coding sequence ATGACCAGAATCAGTGTGCTATTCGTATGCCTGGGAAATATCTGTCGCTCTCCAACGGCAGAAGCCGTATTTCGACAGCTTGTTGTCCGGGAGGGGCTGGAGCATGCGATCAATATAGATTCGGCTGGTACTCACGCTTATCACGTCGGTGAGCCACCGGATCATCGCGCCCAGGCTGCTGCCGCTCGGCGCGGAATTGATATGAGCCAGTTGCGCGGCAGAAGGGCGACCGAATTGGATATTGAGCAGTTTGATTATATCCTGGCCATGGATAACGAGAACTACCATAACCTGCTGGCGATTTCCTCGGACGGACTGGAAAGCAAGATTCACTTGTTCCTGGACTTTGCGCCGGATCGTCCGGAGCAGGAAGTCCCGGATCCATATTTTGGTGGTCCGGGCGGGTTTGACAATGTGCTGGATATGGTGGAGGAAGCCTCCATCGGGTTGCTAAGACATATTCGTAGTCGTCACGATATTTGA
- a CDS encoding Rne/Rng family ribonuclease: MKRMLFNATHAEELRLAIVDGQKLLDLDIESTAYQSKKGNIYKGRVTRVEPSLEAAFVDYGVERQGFLPLKEISRIHFQGDNKTPISQVKIQDVIKEGQEFVVQVDKEERGTKGAALTTFISLAGRFLVLMPNNPKGGGISRRIEGEERAELRDAMAQLEVPRDYALIARTAGIGKSVEELQWDLDYLVHLWDAISKAAADRPAPFLIYQESNLVVRAIRDYLRTDIGEILVDNAEIHERMKKFIEQVSPHNIQKLKLYQEETSMFSRYQIESQIDSAFSREVRLDSGGSVVFDYTEALVSIDVNSARATKGADIEETALNTNLEAADEIARQLRLRDLGGLVVIDFIDMSPARNQRAVENRLAEALKYDRARVQVGRISRFGLLEMSRQRLRPSLGEASTRICPRCSGTGHIRSVQSSALHILREIQEEAMKENSAAVHVHLPIETASFLLNEKRREISALESRIGTPITIVPMSTMQTPHFKIRRLRSEDLEGEENLPSYKIVPTEEDEEISEPSAVKAEKPEKAAVGQITPVTQAPPRPKQPSSSGLFGWLKKLLGIGEKSTAPKNKKSGTQQQRRGGRGGGRGDQQQRRGGRGDQQQRRGGRGDQQQRRGGKPQKDDQQPKQAEDKSAQEPRGKDNRDNRPAKDASPDKKPESGRGRGRRGGRRGGQSQQKGGNQQDRPNQPQQPDQATANRDSGGDDAPGKNGGRKPSEGQKQDRVNAGTASTVAPAQTQSSPVNAVLPDNRKQDGARNKPADEPSQPATEGNRSKSAVPQGDTGKPASPSAPAAKPENSPALVQIETKAAPASPTAAPAATTPAPQPKPVPVATPASPPAEPKPAANLTQIETKPTSSDN; the protein is encoded by the coding sequence ATGAAAAGAATGCTGTTCAACGCAACTCATGCAGAAGAGCTGCGTTTGGCTATTGTTGATGGCCAGAAACTCCTTGATCTCGATATTGAATCCACCGCTTACCAAAGCAAAAAAGGCAATATTTACAAAGGCCGCGTCACCCGCGTCGAGCCCAGTCTCGAAGCCGCGTTTGTTGACTACGGTGTCGAACGCCAAGGCTTCCTGCCGCTGAAGGAAATCTCCCGAATTCATTTTCAGGGTGATAACAAGACACCAATCTCTCAGGTCAAGATCCAGGACGTCATCAAGGAAGGCCAGGAATTCGTAGTCCAGGTAGACAAGGAAGAGCGCGGCACCAAGGGTGCGGCACTGACTACCTTCATCAGCCTGGCTGGACGATTCCTGGTGTTGATGCCCAATAATCCCAAGGGTGGCGGTATCTCCCGCCGCATCGAAGGCGAAGAACGCGCGGAACTGCGCGACGCCATGGCACAGCTGGAAGTACCGCGTGACTATGCCCTGATTGCCCGCACCGCCGGCATTGGCAAGAGCGTCGAAGAACTGCAGTGGGACCTGGATTACCTGGTGCACCTGTGGGACGCCATCAGTAAGGCTGCCGCCGATCGCCCTGCCCCGTTCCTGATCTACCAGGAGAGCAACCTGGTTGTCCGCGCCATTCGCGACTACCTGCGTACCGATATCGGCGAAATCCTGGTCGACAACGCCGAAATTCACGAGCGCATGAAAAAGTTCATCGAACAGGTGAGCCCGCACAATATTCAGAAGCTGAAGCTGTACCAGGAAGAGACGTCGATGTTCTCGCGCTACCAGATCGAGAGCCAGATTGATTCGGCATTCTCGCGCGAAGTGCGTCTCGACTCCGGTGGCTCAGTGGTGTTTGACTACACCGAAGCCCTGGTTTCTATCGATGTAAACTCGGCACGTGCAACAAAAGGTGCCGATATCGAAGAAACCGCGCTCAATACCAACCTTGAAGCGGCTGACGAAATCGCCCGGCAGTTACGTCTGCGTGATCTCGGCGGCCTGGTGGTAATTGATTTCATTGATATGTCACCGGCCCGCAACCAGCGCGCCGTGGAAAATCGTCTTGCCGAGGCATTGAAGTATGATCGTGCCCGTGTCCAGGTAGGTCGCATCTCCCGCTTTGGCCTGCTTGAAATGTCACGCCAACGCCTGCGCCCATCTCTCGGAGAAGCAAGCACGCGTATTTGCCCGCGCTGCTCCGGCACCGGTCATATTCGCAGCGTGCAGTCTTCCGCGCTTCACATTCTGCGTGAAATCCAGGAAGAAGCGATGAAGGAAAATTCGGCTGCTGTTCATGTGCATCTGCCCATTGAAACAGCCAGTTTCCTTTTGAACGAAAAACGTCGCGAGATCAGTGCGCTGGAATCACGCATTGGAACGCCGATTACGATTGTACCGATGTCAACCATGCAGACTCCACACTTCAAGATTCGTCGTTTGCGCTCTGAAGACCTGGAAGGCGAAGAAAATCTGCCAAGTTACAAGATTGTACCTACGGAAGAGGATGAAGAAATTTCCGAACCGAGCGCAGTCAAGGCCGAGAAACCTGAGAAAGCCGCGGTTGGCCAAATCACGCCGGTGACCCAGGCACCGCCACGACCGAAACAACCCTCCTCGTCCGGCCTGTTTGGCTGGCTGAAGAAACTGCTCGGTATTGGCGAAAAGTCGACAGCCCCAAAGAACAAGAAATCCGGCACCCAGCAACAACGCCGTGGTGGTCGTGGTGGCGGTCGTGGTGATCAGCAGCAGCGTCGTGGCGGTCGTGGTGATCAGCAGCAGCGTCGTGGCGGTCGTGGTGATCAGCAGCAGCGTCGTGGCGGCAAGCCACAAAAAGATGACCAGCAGCCAAAACAGGCTGAAGACAAGTCCGCACAAGAGCCGCGAGGCAAGGACAATCGCGACAACAGGCCTGCAAAAGATGCGTCCCCGGACAAAAAACCGGAATCCGGTCGTGGTCGCGGACGCCGTGGCGGACGCCGTGGCGGTCAAAGCCAGCAAAAAGGTGGCAATCAACAGGATCGCCCAAACCAGCCGCAACAGCCCGATCAAGCGACCGCAAACAGGGACAGCGGGGGCGACGATGCACCTGGTAAAAATGGCGGCCGAAAGCCAAGCGAAGGACAAAAACAGGATCGCGTTAATGCAGGCACGGCAAGTACGGTGGCGCCCGCACAGACCCAAAGCTCACCCGTAAATGCCGTGCTGCCTGACAACCGCAAACAGGATGGCGCGCGGAATAAGCCTGCTGATGAGCCATCACAGCCAGCGACGGAGGGCAACAGAAGCAAGTCAGCCGTGCCTCAGGGCGATACTGGCAAACCTGCTAGCCCGTCTGCGCCAGCAGCAAAACCTGAAAACAGTCCAGCACTGGTACAAATTGAAACAAAGGCAGCACCCGCGTCCCCGACGGCAGCACCTGCTGCAACAACGCCGGCACCTCAGCCGAAACCCGTGCCAGTCGCAACACCAGCGTCACCACCTGCGGAGCCCAAGCCTGCAGCCAATCTGACCCAGATTGAGACCAAGCCTACGTCTTCGGACAACTAA
- the rluC gene encoding 23S rRNA pseudouridine(955/2504/2580) synthase RluC — MNKVSFITIDEAHAGQRLDNFLISHLKGVPKSRIYRLLRKGEVRVNKARCKPDYRLELDDELRIPPIRVADAAPRPAHSGKLEWLEAAIIYEDDVLIAMNKPSGLAVHGGSGVSLGLIEALRQLRPEARFLELVHRLDRETSGLLLVAKKRSALLALHEQLRGTSVDKRYLALVKNPWQGKARMVEAPLLRSQTRSGERMVRVSEEGKVARSRIVPQQLFRGATLVEVRIYTGRTHQVRVHCAHEGHPIAGDDKYGDRGFNKSMAAAGLKRLFLHAARMHLTHPVTGKPLELDAPLPDDLVQVLDTMS, encoded by the coding sequence GTGAACAAGGTCAGTTTCATCACTATTGACGAGGCTCATGCCGGCCAGCGGCTCGATAACTTCCTGATTTCACACTTGAAAGGTGTTCCGAAGAGCCGCATCTATCGCCTGTTGCGCAAGGGCGAGGTGCGTGTGAATAAGGCCCGATGCAAGCCTGATTACCGCCTGGAGCTGGATGATGAATTGCGGATTCCGCCAATACGGGTGGCGGACGCCGCGCCCAGGCCGGCCCACAGCGGCAAGCTGGAATGGCTGGAAGCAGCAATTATCTATGAAGACGATGTGCTGATTGCCATGAACAAGCCTTCCGGTCTCGCCGTGCATGGTGGCAGCGGCGTCAGTCTCGGATTGATCGAAGCCCTGCGTCAATTGCGCCCGGAGGCCAGGTTCCTGGAGCTGGTGCATCGGCTGGATCGTGAGACGTCGGGACTGCTGCTGGTGGCCAAGAAGCGGTCCGCGCTGCTTGCCTTACACGAACAGTTGCGGGGTACCAGTGTCGACAAGCGCTACCTGGCGCTGGTCAAGAATCCGTGGCAAGGCAAGGCCAGGATGGTGGAGGCGCCGCTACTGCGTAGCCAGACGCGCTCGGGAGAGCGAATGGTCCGGGTTTCCGAGGAGGGTAAGGTCGCGCGTAGCCGCATTGTGCCGCAGCAGTTGTTTCGCGGCGCAACCCTGGTCGAGGTAAGGATTTATACAGGCCGAACCCACCAGGTGCGGGTGCACTGTGCCCACGAGGGACATCCCATTGCCGGTGACGATAAGTATGGCGACAGGGGATTCAACAAGTCGATGGCGGCAGCCGGCTTGAAGCGATTGTTTCTGCACGCGGCGCGCATGCACTTGACTCATCCGGTCACTGGCAAACCGCTTGAGCTGGATGCGCCGCTGCCCGATGATTTGGTACAGGTACTGGATACAATGTCATGA
- a CDS encoding HAD-IIIA family hydrolase — protein sequence MKDRFDLIVFDWDGTLMDSERKIVRCFEMACRDVNVVYPGDAAVRAIIGLGLREAVDRLLPGEDDAIIDQVTEAYRDHFLVHDKTEMEFFPGVLDGLKQLEGHGYMLAVATGKARRGLKKLLDEWQLHDQFVATRCADEAFSKPHPKMLEDILGQTGVASNRAIMIGDTTFDMEMANNARVAGLAVSYGVHDRDSLLKHDPVDCLDSFEEVRAWLM from the coding sequence ATGAAAGACCGTTTTGATCTGATTGTTTTTGATTGGGATGGAACCCTGATGGACTCCGAGCGGAAAATTGTTCGATGTTTCGAGATGGCTTGCCGCGATGTGAATGTGGTCTATCCGGGTGACGCGGCGGTGCGGGCCATTATCGGGCTGGGATTACGTGAAGCGGTTGATCGCCTGTTGCCCGGCGAGGATGATGCAATTATCGACCAGGTAACTGAGGCGTACCGGGATCATTTTCTGGTTCATGACAAAACGGAAATGGAATTTTTCCCAGGTGTTCTCGATGGCTTGAAGCAGCTCGAGGGCCATGGCTACATGCTTGCTGTTGCAACCGGCAAGGCCCGCCGGGGACTGAAAAAACTGCTGGATGAATGGCAATTGCATGACCAGTTTGTCGCCACACGATGTGCCGACGAAGCATTCTCCAAGCCGCATCCCAAGATGCTGGAGGATATCCTGGGGCAGACCGGTGTTGCCTCCAATCGCGCCATTATGATTGGCGATACCACCTTTGACATGGAAATGGCCAACAATGCGCGCGTTGCCGGTCTTGCTGTCAGCTACGGTGTGCACGACCGTGATTCGCTGTTGAAACACGATCCAGTGGATTGCTTGGATTCATTCGAAGAGGTGCGTGCGTGGCTGATGTAG
- a CDS encoding Rieske 2Fe-2S domain-containing protein codes for MADVETRRICDREAIRNGGDGVRFYVLRGRQKLPAFVIRHEDVAYAYLNQCAHTPVELDWEHGQFFDKNKRYLICATHGALYEPATGACVDGPCRKKGLVALEVDEREDGVFIVGTDQLCFD; via the coding sequence GTGGCTGATGTAGAAACGCGGCGCATCTGTGACCGCGAAGCAATCCGTAATGGCGGCGATGGCGTGCGGTTCTATGTCCTGCGAGGCCGGCAAAAGCTGCCCGCTTTTGTGATTCGCCACGAGGATGTGGCTTATGCCTACCTGAACCAGTGCGCCCATACGCCGGTCGAGCTTGACTGGGAGCATGGCCAATTCTTCGACAAGAATAAACGTTACCTGATTTGTGCCACGCACGGCGCCTTGTATGAGCCAGCAACCGGGGCCTGTGTTGATGGCCCGTGCCGGAAAAAGGGCTTGGTGGCACTGGAGGTCGACGAGCGGGAAGACGGTGTCTTTATTGTCGGCACTGATCAGCTATGTTTTGACTAA
- a CDS encoding S49 family peptidase, whose translation MENENPVQQKQEASSQEKPEGWERSLLERLAFAALNEQRRARRWGIGFKIFFAIYLVAILLMATSDPHEVKPTGEFTALVELSGIIAPDTAASADFVVSGLRDAFESKAKGVIIRSNSPGGSPVQSQYIYDEIKRLRKKFPDKPVYAVVTDICASGCYYAVAGADRIYASRGSIVGSIGVLMDGFGFVDSMKKLGVERRLMTAGENKAMLDPFSPRNPGHMLHVKNMLDEIHQQFIDVVKEGRGKKLANRKDIFSGLFWTGETAVKLGLVDEIASASHVAREVIGADKIVDFSYRENWLDKFAGGLGSAMMNTLKAWLFGQGNLR comes from the coding sequence ATGGAAAACGAGAATCCGGTGCAGCAAAAACAGGAAGCTTCCAGCCAGGAGAAACCCGAAGGCTGGGAGCGCAGCCTGCTCGAACGGCTGGCATTTGCTGCCTTGAATGAACAGCGTCGTGCCCGTCGCTGGGGAATAGGCTTCAAGATATTTTTTGCCATCTATCTTGTTGCGATTCTATTGATGGCCACTTCCGACCCGCACGAAGTCAAACCGACGGGCGAGTTCACTGCGCTAGTGGAGCTATCAGGCATCATTGCTCCTGATACAGCGGCCAGCGCGGATTTTGTTGTATCCGGACTCAGGGACGCGTTTGAAAGCAAGGCAAAAGGCGTAATCATTCGCAGCAACAGTCCTGGCGGCAGCCCGGTGCAATCGCAATATATATATGATGAGATCAAGCGCTTGCGCAAGAAATTCCCCGACAAGCCGGTGTATGCAGTCGTAACTGATATCTGCGCATCAGGTTGTTATTACGCTGTTGCCGGTGCTGATCGTATCTACGCCAGTCGTGGCAGCATTGTTGGATCGATCGGTGTGCTCATGGATGGCTTTGGTTTTGTTGACTCAATGAAAAAGCTGGGCGTGGAGCGCCGACTGATGACGGCAGGAGAAAACAAGGCCATGCTGGATCCGTTTTCGCCGCGCAATCCGGGGCATATGCTTCACGTCAAGAATATGCTTGATGAGATCCACCAGCAATTTATAGATGTGGTCAAGGAAGGTCGCGGCAAGAAACTGGCAAACCGCAAGGATATTTTCTCCGGTCTGTTCTGGACCGGTGAAACTGCTGTAAAGCTCGGTCTTGTTGATGAGATTGCCAGCGCCAGTCATGTTGCCCGTGAAGTCATCGGCGCCGACAAGATTGTTGATTTCAGCTACCGGGAAAACTGGCTGGACAAGTTTGCCGGCGGTCTTGGCAGCGCCATGATGAACACACTCAAGGCCTGGCTGTTTGGGCAGGGTAATTTGCGTTAG
- a CDS encoding Maf family nucleotide pyrophosphatase — MNLILASSSPYRKELLERLGIPFKCISPDIDESAKPGETPQQLVQRLSIEKAQAIAKGQGNALVIGSDQVAVHGNDIVGKPRDHAHAVEQLRQASGETITLYTGLALINSKTGHIQSEVVPYSVVFRELSDTTIENYLHKEQPYNCAGSLKSEGLGIALLERFIGDDPSTLIGLPLIRLVKMLENESHSVID, encoded by the coding sequence ATGAACCTGATACTTGCCTCATCATCACCCTATCGCAAGGAACTGCTGGAACGTCTCGGCATTCCGTTCAAGTGCATCAGTCCGGACATTGATGAATCGGCAAAGCCCGGCGAAACCCCGCAACAACTGGTACAGCGCCTGTCCATTGAAAAAGCACAGGCCATTGCCAAGGGCCAAGGAAATGCCCTGGTCATTGGTTCAGATCAGGTCGCAGTGCATGGCAATGACATAGTCGGCAAACCAAGAGACCATGCGCATGCTGTAGAACAACTGCGGCAGGCGTCTGGCGAGACCATCACCCTGTATACCGGGCTGGCGCTAATTAATAGCAAAACCGGGCACATTCAAAGCGAAGTCGTTCCATACAGCGTTGTTTTTCGTGAATTATCTGATACAACAATTGAAAACTACCTGCACAAGGAACAACCCTATAACTGCGCAGGCAGCCTGAAGTCTGAAGGCCTGGGCATTGCCCTGCTTGAACGGTTTATTGGTGATGATCCCAGCACCCTCATCGGCCTGCCATTGATCCGGCTGGTGAAGATGCTGGAAAATGAGTCCCATTCTGTAATTGACTAA
- the oadA gene encoding sodium-extruding oxaloacetate decarboxylase subunit alpha — MAKANKKATSTTAADKVMVTDVILRDAHQSLLATRMRTEDMLPICDRLDKVGFWSLEAWGGATFDSCARFLKEDPWERLRKLREALPNTPIQMLLRGQNLLGYRHYSDDLVEAFIKKSAENGVEVFRIFDAMNDLRNMKLSIAAVLNAGKHAQGAICYTVSPVHTVEHFVEQAKELEAMGCQTICIKDMAGLLTPTGAGELFAALSGELSVPLHFHSHTTAGVANIAMFKAVENGCRHVDTAISSMSWGTSHSPTESMVLAFQDTPYDTGLDLQLLQEIGMYFHEVRKKYHQYESEFTGVDTRVHNNQIPGGMISNLSNQLKEQGALDKMNEVLAEIPRVREDLGYPPLVTPTSQIVGTQAVFNVITGKRYKNITNEVKLYLKGRYGMAPGTINESVRSMAIGNEEVIECRPADLLEPEMDNLRREIGGLAKTEEDVLTYAMFPDVGRHFLEEREAGTLKPEALIPAGENANGSGDRRAPTEFNVTLHGETYYIKVTGTGNQHDDQRPFYISVDGVPEEILVETLSEIEPGKAGGASPAKTSGSGRPRATKEGHVTSSMPGTIVDVLVKEGDTVNAGDSVLVVEAMKMENEVPAPVSGKVKAVHVAKGDSVTPDEALIEIE, encoded by the coding sequence ATGGCCAAAGCAAACAAAAAAGCAACTTCGACAACAGCTGCCGACAAGGTAATGGTTACCGATGTGATCCTGCGAGATGCCCATCAGTCCTTATTGGCAACCCGCATGCGTACAGAAGACATGCTGCCTATTTGCGACCGGCTCGACAAGGTGGGCTTCTGGTCCCTGGAGGCCTGGGGTGGCGCCACGTTCGACAGCTGCGCCCGCTTTCTGAAAGAAGACCCGTGGGAACGTTTGCGCAAGCTCAGGGAAGCGCTTCCCAATACGCCGATCCAGATGCTTTTGCGTGGCCAAAACCTGCTTGGCTATCGCCATTATTCAGATGACCTGGTCGAAGCATTCATCAAGAAGTCTGCCGAAAATGGCGTTGAAGTATTCCGCATCTTCGATGCCATGAATGACCTGCGCAACATGAAATTGTCCATTGCTGCCGTACTCAATGCTGGCAAACATGCCCAGGGCGCGATTTGTTATACCGTGAGCCCGGTTCATACCGTGGAGCACTTTGTTGAACAGGCCAAGGAACTGGAAGCCATGGGTTGCCAGACCATCTGTATCAAGGACATGGCTGGCCTGCTGACGCCAACTGGTGCCGGCGAATTGTTCGCCGCGCTATCGGGTGAGCTGAGCGTTCCGCTGCATTTTCATTCACACACCACGGCAGGTGTTGCCAACATCGCAATGTTCAAGGCTGTAGAAAACGGCTGTCGTCATGTGGATACCGCGATCAGCTCCATGTCATGGGGAACAAGTCACTCGCCAACGGAAAGTATGGTGCTGGCCTTCCAGGATACGCCGTACGATACCGGTCTCGACCTGCAACTGCTGCAGGAAATCGGCATGTACTTTCATGAAGTGCGCAAGAAGTACCATCAATACGAAAGCGAATTCACCGGCGTTGATACGCGAGTTCACAACAACCAGATTCCTGGTGGCATGATTTCCAACCTGTCCAATCAGCTCAAGGAACAAGGCGCGCTGGACAAAATGAACGAAGTGCTTGCCGAAATACCCCGTGTTCGTGAAGACCTGGGCTACCCACCACTGGTTACTCCGACATCACAGATTGTTGGTACACAGGCAGTGTTTAATGTCATTACCGGCAAGCGCTACAAGAACATCACCAACGAGGTCAAACTTTACCTCAAGGGTCGCTATGGTATGGCACCGGGTACGATTAACGAGTCTGTGCGCAGTATGGCTATTGGCAATGAAGAAGTAATTGAATGCCGCCCTGCCGACCTGCTCGAGCCGGAAATGGATAATCTGCGTCGCGAAATTGGTGGGCTGGCGAAGACCGAAGAAGACGTATTAACTTACGCCATGTTCCCGGATGTCGGTCGCCACTTCCTCGAAGAACGCGAAGCCGGTACGTTGAAGCCGGAAGCACTCATTCCCGCTGGCGAAAATGCCAATGGCAGTGGCGATCGTCGCGCACCAACAGAGTTCAATGTCACACTGCACGGCGAAACCTATTACATCAAGGTGACTGGTACCGGTAACCAGCACGATGATCAGCGCCCCTTCTATATCTCTGTCGACGGTGTACCTGAAGAGATCCTGGTTGAAACACTGTCCGAGATTGAGCCGGGCAAAGCTGGTGGCGCATCACCGGCCAAAACCAGTGGTTCCGGTCGTCCACGCGCGACCAAAGAAGGCCATGTCACCAGCTCCATGCCGGGAACAATAGTCGATGTCCTGGTCAAGGAAGGTGATACCGTGAATGCCGGCGACTCAGTGCTGGTCGTGGAAGCCATGAAAATGGAAAACGAAGTGCCGGCACCCGTCAGCGGCAAGGTCAAGGCGGTCCATGTCGCCAAGGGTGACAGTGTTACACCCGACGAAGCCTTGATTGAAATCGAATAA
- a CDS encoding acetyl-CoA carboxylase biotin carboxylase subunit has translation MIKKILVANRGEIAVRIVRACAEMGIKSVAIYSDADRHALHVKKADEAYNLGPDPIGGYLNAHRIVNIAVAAGCDALHPGYGFLSENPILAETCAKRGIIFIGPDADVIHKMGDKTEARQAMIAAGVPVTPGTQDNLKNLDEALEIAIQVGYPVMLKATSGGGGRGIRRCEDENELKKNFERVVSEATKAFGRADVFLEKCIDNPRHIEVQILGDGQGNAIHLFERDCSIQRRHQKLVEIAPSPQLTQEQRQYVCSLAVKAAEAVNYKNAGTVEFLLDKDDNFYFMEMNTRLQVEHTISEQITGVDIVQEQVRIAEGKPLSFRQEDITMRGYALQFRINAEDPKNDFLPSFGKITRYYAAGGPGVRTDAAIYTGYEFPPYYDSMCAKLIVWALTWDQVIDRSIRALKDVGLHGVKTTKQFHLEILKNPDFRAATFNTSFVERHPELVNYSIRRPPAELAAAIAAAITAHHGL, from the coding sequence GTGATCAAGAAGATTCTGGTGGCCAACCGCGGCGAGATCGCGGTGCGAATCGTACGCGCCTGCGCCGAAATGGGTATCAAATCGGTCGCCATCTATTCAGATGCCGATCGGCATGCATTGCATGTCAAAAAAGCCGACGAAGCCTACAACCTCGGTCCTGACCCTATTGGCGGCTACCTGAACGCACACCGCATCGTAAATATCGCCGTTGCCGCCGGCTGTGATGCATTGCATCCCGGGTACGGCTTCTTGTCAGAAAACCCGATTCTCGCGGAAACCTGCGCCAAGCGCGGCATCATCTTTATCGGCCCGGACGCCGATGTTATCCACAAGATGGGTGACAAGACCGAGGCCCGCCAGGCCATGATTGCTGCCGGCGTTCCGGTCACACCGGGAACCCAAGACAACCTGAAAAACCTGGATGAAGCACTGGAAATCGCCATACAGGTCGGATACCCGGTGATGCTCAAGGCCACTTCCGGGGGCGGTGGTCGCGGCATTCGTCGCTGCGAAGATGAAAACGAGCTAAAAAAGAATTTTGAGCGCGTCGTATCGGAAGCCACTAAGGCATTTGGGCGCGCGGACGTATTCCTGGAAAAATGCATCGACAATCCGCGTCATATTGAGGTCCAGATTCTCGGTGATGGCCAGGGTAATGCGATACACCTGTTTGAGCGTGACTGCTCGATCCAGAGGCGCCATCAAAAGCTGGTGGAAATTGCCCCATCGCCACAGCTGACACAGGAGCAACGTCAATATGTATGCAGCCTCGCGGTCAAGGCCGCCGAAGCGGTCAATTACAAGAACGCCGGCACAGTCGAGTTCCTGCTGGACAAGGACGACAATTTTTATTTCATGGAAATGAACACCCGGCTGCAGGTCGAGCACACGATTTCCGAGCAAATTACCGGCGTTGATATCGTCCAGGAACAGGTTCGTATTGCCGAGGGTAAGCCGCTGTCTTTTCGCCAGGAAGACATCACTATGCGCGGCTATGCGCTGCAGTTCCGCATCAACGCCGAAGACCCGAAAAATGACTTTCTGCCCAGCTTTGGCAAGATTACCCGGTATTACGCAGCCGGTGGTCCGGGAGTACGCACCGATGCCGCCATTTATACCGGCTACGAGTTTCCACCGTATTATGACTCCATGTGCGCCAAGCTGATTGTCTGGGCGTTGACATGGGACCAGGTCATTGACCGATCGATTCGTGCACTCAAGGATGTGGGTCTGCACGGTGTCAAAACAACCAAGCAGTTCCACCTGGAAATCCTGAAGAATCCTGATTTTCGGGCAGCAACGTTCAACACAAGTTTCGTCGAACGGCACCCGGAACTGGTAAACTATTCCATTCGCCGTCCGCCAGCCGAACTGGCCGCGGCTATTGCCGCCGCCATCACCGCGCATCACGGGCTTTGA
- a CDS encoding YceD family protein → MSTGLPAQIDPLRLADIQARLNGEIPLERMHRLTGHQKTEGIAGFDVVFEKEARGRVVMRGEIWAESVPTVCQRCLEPMFCSIWSEFELEFAAGDVALDEEEIQDIIVVEKPVQLQGLIEDELLLAMPMVPMHEPECSASQFLGQALPEPQVQARTTEKSRENPFAVLAKLKLDDGKQNDK, encoded by the coding sequence ATGAGTACCGGCCTGCCCGCTCAGATTGATCCGCTTCGCCTGGCAGATATCCAGGCGCGGCTAAATGGGGAGATCCCCCTTGAGCGCATGCATCGGTTGACCGGGCATCAAAAGACCGAAGGAATTGCCGGTTTCGACGTGGTTTTTGAGAAAGAAGCCAGGGGTCGAGTGGTGATGCGAGGCGAAATTTGGGCCGAAAGCGTGCCAACCGTGTGTCAACGTTGCCTGGAGCCGATGTTTTGCTCAATTTGGTCAGAATTTGAGCTAGAATTTGCCGCGGGCGATGTGGCGCTGGATGAAGAAGAAATTCAGGATATCATCGTCGTGGAAAAGCCCGTGCAATTGCAGGGGTTGATTGAAGATGAACTTTTGCTGGCCATGCCGATGGTACCCATGCACGAACCGGAGTGTTCGGCCAGCCAGTTTCTTGGCCAGGCTCTGCCAGAACCGCAGGTTCAGGCCCGGACAACTGAAAAGAGTCGAGAAAACCCGTTTGCCGTGTTGGCCAAGCTCAAGCTTGATGACGGCAAACAGAATGACAAGTAA
- the rpmF gene encoding 50S ribosomal protein L32 yields MAVQKSRKTPSKRGMRRSHDALTAAHLSTDSTSGEMHLRHHVTPNGFYRGEKVVQTKNDKA; encoded by the coding sequence ATGGCGGTACAAAAGAGTCGCAAGACACCATCAAAGCGCGGCATGCGTCGTTCCCACGATGCGCTGACCGCGGCGCATCTCTCTACTGACAGCACCAGTGGCGAAATGCACCTTCGTCACCACGTAACACCAAATGGTTTCTACCGTGGTGAAAAGGTTGTTCAAACCAAGAATGACAAAGCCTGA